A portion of the Esox lucius isolate fEsoLuc1 chromosome 20, fEsoLuc1.pri, whole genome shotgun sequence genome contains these proteins:
- the brd2b gene encoding bromodomain-containing protein 2b isoform X5, with product MEHHTSGPGKRMRKPSLLYEGFESPQLPHAPPPPPVQPPVRDPGRQGRMTNQLQFLQKAMMKSLWRHHFAWPFHEPVDAFRLNLPDYHKIIKQPMDMGTIKKRLENNYYRSASECMQDFNTMFTNCYIYNKPTDDIVLMAQSLEKVFLQKVAQMPQEEIELPPPAPRGKPGKPGRGGRKANVSKAHQVPAVSQSAYSPSSSDTGDSDAPPQTMLPKSLPPAQLLSLPPTQPTAKKKGVKRKADTTTPSTTMTMPLAVGGGRMVGLGKGGHGQGLSHDPSALSLSSMGGMDPPPSLVRGPMGPGGPVLLQPMMAGGGKILARRGGSGRPIKPPKKDLPDSVQPQAPRRAKLSQQLRYCNGVLKDLLSKKHAAYAWPFYKPVDASALGLHDYHDIIKCPMDLSLIKRKMDNREYRDAQQFSADVRLMFSNCYKYNPPDHDVVGMARKLQDVFEFRFAKMPDEPVQQAPPRSRGVAGGSMGSHAHGVGDSSSSSSSSSSSSSSSESEPSSESESSPSSDSEEERAHRLAELQDQVCTQLRAVHEQLAALSQGPIVKNKKKREKKDKKEKKKKKKPEKRSRGRPSAGVVGEDWEMPTAKPVKTPKTKSSSRGAGPASTQGKRGPGRKKGSKNTKKPQAATPAMPYYAPPASSLLPHYDSEEEEETAPMSYDEKRQLSLDINKLPGEKLGRVVHIIQAREPSLRDTNPEEIEIDFETLKPSTLRELERYVMTCLRKKPRKPYVKKGGGGGGKSREELALEKKRELERRLQDVSGQLNSAKKPQKPKVDKPSGVEAHPLPSRLSASSSSSDSSSSSSSSGSDTSESDSG from the exons ATGGAGCACCACACCTCGGGGCCGGGGAAGCGCATGCGAAAGCCCTCGCTGCTGTACGAAGGCTTCGAAAGCCCCCAGCTGCCACACGCGccgccccctccccccgtcCAGCCCCCTGTGAGAGACCCTGGCCGACAGGGTCGCATGACCAACCAGCTGCAGTTCCTCCAGAAGGCCATGATGAAGTCCCTGTGGAGGCACCACTTTGCCTGGCCCTTCCATGAGCCCGTGGACGCCTTCAGACTCAACCTCCCG GACTATCACAAGATCATCAAACAACCCATGGACATGGGCACCATCAAGAAGCGCCTAGAGAACAACTACTACCGCAGCGCCAGCGAGTGCATGCAGGACTTCAACACCATGTTCACCAACTGTTACATCTACAATAAG CCTACAGATGACATAGTGCTGATGGCTCAGTCCCTGGAGAAGGTGTTCCTGCAGAAGGTCGCACAGATGCCCCAGGAGGAGATTGAGCTGCCCCCTCCAGCCCCCAGGGGGAAGCCAGGCAAACCTGGCAGAGGAGGCCGCAAGGCAAACG TGTCAAAGGCTCACCAGGTCCCGGCCGTGTCACAGTCGGCctactccccctcctcctcagaCACGGGCGACTCGGACGCCCCCCCTCAAACCATGCTCCCCAAGAGCCTGCCCCCCGCGCAACTACTGAGCCTGCCCCCCACGCAGCCCACGGCGAAG AAGAAGGGGGTGAAGCGGAAGGCGGACACCACCACACCCTCCACCACCATGACCATGCCGCTGGCCGTGGGCGGAGGCCGCATGGTGGGCCTGGGGAAGGGAGGCCACGGTCAAGGGCTGAGCCACGACCCCTCcgccctctccctgtcctccatgGGCGGCATGGACCCGCCCCCCAGCCTTGTTCGAGGGCCCATGGGCCCCGGGGGCCCGGTCCTCCTCCAGCCCATGATGGCCGGGGGAGGGAAGATCCTGGCCAGGCGCGGCGGCAGCGGGCGTCCCATCAAGCCGCCGAAGAAGGACCTGCCGGACTCGGTGCAGCCTCAGGCGCCGCGGAGGGCCAAGCTAAGCCAGCAGCTGCGCTACTGCAACGGCGTGCTGAAGGACCTGCTGTCCAAGAAGCACGCGGCCTACGCCTGGCCCTTCTACAAGCCCGTGGACGCCTCGGCCCTCGGCCTGCACGACTACCACGACATCATCAAGTGCCCCATGGACCTCAGCCTCATCAAG aGGAAAATGGACAACCGGGAGTACAGGGACGCGCAGCAGTTTTCCGCCGATGTCCGACTCATGTTCTCCAACTGCTACAAGTACAACCCCCCGGACCACGACGTCGTCGGCATGGCCCGCAAACTGCAG GACGTGTTCGAGTTCCGCTTCGCCAAGATGCCAGACGAGCCCGTCCAGCAGGCTCCTCCCAGGTCCCGCGGCGTGGCTGGTGGCAGCATGGGCTCTCACGCCCACGGGGTCGGGGACTCCTCGTCCTCGTCGTCATCCTCGTCCTCGTCTTCCTCGTCGTCAGAGAGCGAGCCCAGCAGCGAGAGCGAGAGCAGCCCCAGCTCGGACAGCGAGGAGGAGCGAGCGCACCGCCTGGCCGAGTTACAGGACCAGGTGTGTACACAG CTTAGGGCTGTGCATGAGCAGCTGGCCGCCCTCTCCCAGGGCCCCATCGTCAAGAacaagaagaagagggagaagaaagacaagaaggagaagaagaaaaagaagaagccCGAAAAGCGAAGCAGAGGACGGCCCAGCGCCGGGGTAGTGGGTGAGGACTGGGAGATGCCCACCGCCAAGCCCGTAAAGACACCAAAGACCAAGTCCAGCAGCAGGGGTGCAGGCCCCGCCTCCACGCAGGGCAAGAGAGGCCCGGGCCGGAAGAAGGGCAGCAA GAACACCAAGAAGCCTCAGGCTGCGACCCCTGCCATGCCCTACTACGCCCCGCCCGCCTCCTCCCTGCTGCCCCACTACGactctgaggaggaggaggagacggcGCCCATGTCGTACGACGAGAAGCGCCAGCTGAGCCTGGACATCAACAAGCTGCCGGGCGAGAAGCTGGGCCGCGTCGTCCACATCATCCAGGCCCGCGAGCCATCGCTGCGCGATACCAACCCGGAGGAGATCGAGATCGACTTCGAGACGCTCAAGCCGTCGACGCTGCGTGAGCTGGAGCGCTACGTCATGACCTGTCTGAGGAAGAAGCCCCGCAAGCCCTATG TGAAGAAAGGCGGCGGCGGCGGTGGCAAGTCCAGAGAGGAGCTGGCCCTGGAGAAGAAGAGGGAGCTGGAGAGGAGGCTGCAGGACGTTAGTGGACAGCTCAACTCTGCCAAGAAACCCCAGAAACCCAAGG TGGACAAGCCCAGCGGTGTGGAAGCCCACCCCCTGCCCTCACGCCTCAGCGCCAGCAGCTCCAGTTCAGactcctcgtcctcctcgtcctcctcagGCTCAGACACCAGCGAATCAGACTCGGGTTGA
- the brd2b gene encoding bromodomain-containing protein 2b isoform X2: METAINPPLDSSLGVGGLSAGGMEHHTSGPGKRMRKPSLLYEGFESPQLPHAPPPPPVQPPVRDPGRQGRMTNQLQFLQKAMMKSLWRHHFAWPFHEPVDAFRLNLPDYHKIIKQPMDMGTIKKRLENNYYRSASECMQDFNTMFTNCYIYNKPTDDIVLMAQSLEKVFLQKVAQMPQEEIELPPPAPRGKPGKPGRGGRKANVSKAHQVPAVSQSAYSPSSSDTGDSDAPPQTMLPKSLPPAQLLSLPPTQPTAKKKGVKRKADTTTPSTTMTMPLAVGGGRMVGLGKGGHGQGLSHDPSALSLSSMGGMDPPPSLVRGPMGPGGPVLLQPMMAGGGKILARRGGSGRPIKPPKKDLPDSVQPQAPRRAKLSQQLRYCNGVLKDLLSKKHAAYAWPFYKPVDASALGLHDYHDIIKCPMDLSLIKRKMDNREYRDAQQFSADVRLMFSNCYKYNPPDHDVVGMARKLQDVFEFRFAKMPDEPVQQAPPRSRGVAGGSMGSHAHGVGDSSSSSSSSSSSSSSSESEPSSESESSPSSDSEEERAHRLAELQDQVCTQLRAVHEQLAALSQGPIVKNKKKREKKDKKEKKKKKKPEKRSRGRPSAGVVGEDWEMPTAKPVKTPKTKSSSRGAGPASTQGKRGPGRKKGSKNTKKPQAATPAMPYYAPPASSLLPHYDSEEEEETAPMSYDEKRQLSLDINKLPGEKLGRVVHIIQAREPSLRDTNPEEIEIDFETLKPSTLRELERYVMTCLRKKPRKPYVKKGGGGGGKSREELALEKKRELERRLQDVSGQLNSAKKPQKPKVDKPSGVEAHPLPSRLSASSSSSDSSSSSSSSGSDTSESDSG; the protein is encoded by the exons ATGGAAACGGCAATTAACCCGCCTCTTGACAG CTCTCTGGGAGTCGGGGGGCTGTCTGCTGGCGGGATGGAGCACCACACCTCGGGGCCGGGGAAGCGCATGCGAAAGCCCTCGCTGCTGTACGAAGGCTTCGAAAGCCCCCAGCTGCCACACGCGccgccccctccccccgtcCAGCCCCCTGTGAGAGACCCTGGCCGACAGGGTCGCATGACCAACCAGCTGCAGTTCCTCCAGAAGGCCATGATGAAGTCCCTGTGGAGGCACCACTTTGCCTGGCCCTTCCATGAGCCCGTGGACGCCTTCAGACTCAACCTCCCG GACTATCACAAGATCATCAAACAACCCATGGACATGGGCACCATCAAGAAGCGCCTAGAGAACAACTACTACCGCAGCGCCAGCGAGTGCATGCAGGACTTCAACACCATGTTCACCAACTGTTACATCTACAATAAG CCTACAGATGACATAGTGCTGATGGCTCAGTCCCTGGAGAAGGTGTTCCTGCAGAAGGTCGCACAGATGCCCCAGGAGGAGATTGAGCTGCCCCCTCCAGCCCCCAGGGGGAAGCCAGGCAAACCTGGCAGAGGAGGCCGCAAGGCAAACG TGTCAAAGGCTCACCAGGTCCCGGCCGTGTCACAGTCGGCctactccccctcctcctcagaCACGGGCGACTCGGACGCCCCCCCTCAAACCATGCTCCCCAAGAGCCTGCCCCCCGCGCAACTACTGAGCCTGCCCCCCACGCAGCCCACGGCGAAG AAGAAGGGGGTGAAGCGGAAGGCGGACACCACCACACCCTCCACCACCATGACCATGCCGCTGGCCGTGGGCGGAGGCCGCATGGTGGGCCTGGGGAAGGGAGGCCACGGTCAAGGGCTGAGCCACGACCCCTCcgccctctccctgtcctccatgGGCGGCATGGACCCGCCCCCCAGCCTTGTTCGAGGGCCCATGGGCCCCGGGGGCCCGGTCCTCCTCCAGCCCATGATGGCCGGGGGAGGGAAGATCCTGGCCAGGCGCGGCGGCAGCGGGCGTCCCATCAAGCCGCCGAAGAAGGACCTGCCGGACTCGGTGCAGCCTCAGGCGCCGCGGAGGGCCAAGCTAAGCCAGCAGCTGCGCTACTGCAACGGCGTGCTGAAGGACCTGCTGTCCAAGAAGCACGCGGCCTACGCCTGGCCCTTCTACAAGCCCGTGGACGCCTCGGCCCTCGGCCTGCACGACTACCACGACATCATCAAGTGCCCCATGGACCTCAGCCTCATCAAG aGGAAAATGGACAACCGGGAGTACAGGGACGCGCAGCAGTTTTCCGCCGATGTCCGACTCATGTTCTCCAACTGCTACAAGTACAACCCCCCGGACCACGACGTCGTCGGCATGGCCCGCAAACTGCAG GACGTGTTCGAGTTCCGCTTCGCCAAGATGCCAGACGAGCCCGTCCAGCAGGCTCCTCCCAGGTCCCGCGGCGTGGCTGGTGGCAGCATGGGCTCTCACGCCCACGGGGTCGGGGACTCCTCGTCCTCGTCGTCATCCTCGTCCTCGTCTTCCTCGTCGTCAGAGAGCGAGCCCAGCAGCGAGAGCGAGAGCAGCCCCAGCTCGGACAGCGAGGAGGAGCGAGCGCACCGCCTGGCCGAGTTACAGGACCAGGTGTGTACACAG CTTAGGGCTGTGCATGAGCAGCTGGCCGCCCTCTCCCAGGGCCCCATCGTCAAGAacaagaagaagagggagaagaaagacaagaaggagaagaagaaaaagaagaagccCGAAAAGCGAAGCAGAGGACGGCCCAGCGCCGGGGTAGTGGGTGAGGACTGGGAGATGCCCACCGCCAAGCCCGTAAAGACACCAAAGACCAAGTCCAGCAGCAGGGGTGCAGGCCCCGCCTCCACGCAGGGCAAGAGAGGCCCGGGCCGGAAGAAGGGCAGCAA GAACACCAAGAAGCCTCAGGCTGCGACCCCTGCCATGCCCTACTACGCCCCGCCCGCCTCCTCCCTGCTGCCCCACTACGactctgaggaggaggaggagacggcGCCCATGTCGTACGACGAGAAGCGCCAGCTGAGCCTGGACATCAACAAGCTGCCGGGCGAGAAGCTGGGCCGCGTCGTCCACATCATCCAGGCCCGCGAGCCATCGCTGCGCGATACCAACCCGGAGGAGATCGAGATCGACTTCGAGACGCTCAAGCCGTCGACGCTGCGTGAGCTGGAGCGCTACGTCATGACCTGTCTGAGGAAGAAGCCCCGCAAGCCCTATG TGAAGAAAGGCGGCGGCGGCGGTGGCAAGTCCAGAGAGGAGCTGGCCCTGGAGAAGAAGAGGGAGCTGGAGAGGAGGCTGCAGGACGTTAGTGGACAGCTCAACTCTGCCAAGAAACCCCAGAAACCCAAGG TGGACAAGCCCAGCGGTGTGGAAGCCCACCCCCTGCCCTCACGCCTCAGCGCCAGCAGCTCCAGTTCAGactcctcgtcctcctcgtcctcctcagGCTCAGACACCAGCGAATCAGACTCGGGTTGA
- the brd2b gene encoding bromodomain-containing protein 2b isoform X3, protein METAINPPLDSSSLGVGGLSAGGMEHHTSGPGKRMRKPSLLYEGFESPQLPHAPPPPPVQPPVRDPGRQGRMTNQLQFLQKAMMKSLWRHHFAWPFHEPVDAFRLNLPDYHKIIKQPMDMGTIKKRLENNYYRSASECMQDFNTMFTNCYIYNKPTDDIVLMAQSLEKVFLQKVAQMPQEEIELPPPAPRGKPGKPGRGGRKANVSKAHQVPAVSQSAYSPSSSDTGDSDAPPQTMLPKSLPPAQLLSLPPTQPTAKKKGVKRKADTTTPSTTMTMPLAVGGGRMVGLGKGGHGQGLSHDPSALSLSSMGGMDPPPSLVRGPMGPGGPVLLQPMMAGGGKILARRGGSGRPIKPPKKDLPDSVQPQAPRRAKLSQQLRYCNGVLKDLLSKKHAAYAWPFYKPVDASALGLHDYHDIIKCPMDLSLIKRKMDNREYRDAQQFSADVRLMFSNCYKYNPPDHDVVGMARKLQDVFEFRFAKMPDEPVQQAPPRSRGVAGGSMGSHAHGVGDSSSSSSSSSSSSSSSESEPSSESESSPSSDSEEERAHRLAELQDQLRAVHEQLAALSQGPIVKNKKKREKKDKKEKKKKKKPEKRSRGRPSAGVVGEDWEMPTAKPVKTPKTKSSSRGAGPASTQGKRGPGRKKGSKNTKKPQAATPAMPYYAPPASSLLPHYDSEEEEETAPMSYDEKRQLSLDINKLPGEKLGRVVHIIQAREPSLRDTNPEEIEIDFETLKPSTLRELERYVMTCLRKKPRKPYVKKGGGGGGKSREELALEKKRELERRLQDVSGQLNSAKKPQKPKVDKPSGVEAHPLPSRLSASSSSSDSSSSSSSSGSDTSESDSG, encoded by the exons ATGGAAACGGCAATTAACCCGCCTCTTGACAG CAGCTCTCTGGGAGTCGGGGGGCTGTCTGCTGGCGGGATGGAGCACCACACCTCGGGGCCGGGGAAGCGCATGCGAAAGCCCTCGCTGCTGTACGAAGGCTTCGAAAGCCCCCAGCTGCCACACGCGccgccccctccccccgtcCAGCCCCCTGTGAGAGACCCTGGCCGACAGGGTCGCATGACCAACCAGCTGCAGTTCCTCCAGAAGGCCATGATGAAGTCCCTGTGGAGGCACCACTTTGCCTGGCCCTTCCATGAGCCCGTGGACGCCTTCAGACTCAACCTCCCG GACTATCACAAGATCATCAAACAACCCATGGACATGGGCACCATCAAGAAGCGCCTAGAGAACAACTACTACCGCAGCGCCAGCGAGTGCATGCAGGACTTCAACACCATGTTCACCAACTGTTACATCTACAATAAG CCTACAGATGACATAGTGCTGATGGCTCAGTCCCTGGAGAAGGTGTTCCTGCAGAAGGTCGCACAGATGCCCCAGGAGGAGATTGAGCTGCCCCCTCCAGCCCCCAGGGGGAAGCCAGGCAAACCTGGCAGAGGAGGCCGCAAGGCAAACG TGTCAAAGGCTCACCAGGTCCCGGCCGTGTCACAGTCGGCctactccccctcctcctcagaCACGGGCGACTCGGACGCCCCCCCTCAAACCATGCTCCCCAAGAGCCTGCCCCCCGCGCAACTACTGAGCCTGCCCCCCACGCAGCCCACGGCGAAG AAGAAGGGGGTGAAGCGGAAGGCGGACACCACCACACCCTCCACCACCATGACCATGCCGCTGGCCGTGGGCGGAGGCCGCATGGTGGGCCTGGGGAAGGGAGGCCACGGTCAAGGGCTGAGCCACGACCCCTCcgccctctccctgtcctccatgGGCGGCATGGACCCGCCCCCCAGCCTTGTTCGAGGGCCCATGGGCCCCGGGGGCCCGGTCCTCCTCCAGCCCATGATGGCCGGGGGAGGGAAGATCCTGGCCAGGCGCGGCGGCAGCGGGCGTCCCATCAAGCCGCCGAAGAAGGACCTGCCGGACTCGGTGCAGCCTCAGGCGCCGCGGAGGGCCAAGCTAAGCCAGCAGCTGCGCTACTGCAACGGCGTGCTGAAGGACCTGCTGTCCAAGAAGCACGCGGCCTACGCCTGGCCCTTCTACAAGCCCGTGGACGCCTCGGCCCTCGGCCTGCACGACTACCACGACATCATCAAGTGCCCCATGGACCTCAGCCTCATCAAG aGGAAAATGGACAACCGGGAGTACAGGGACGCGCAGCAGTTTTCCGCCGATGTCCGACTCATGTTCTCCAACTGCTACAAGTACAACCCCCCGGACCACGACGTCGTCGGCATGGCCCGCAAACTGCAG GACGTGTTCGAGTTCCGCTTCGCCAAGATGCCAGACGAGCCCGTCCAGCAGGCTCCTCCCAGGTCCCGCGGCGTGGCTGGTGGCAGCATGGGCTCTCACGCCCACGGGGTCGGGGACTCCTCGTCCTCGTCGTCATCCTCGTCCTCGTCTTCCTCGTCGTCAGAGAGCGAGCCCAGCAGCGAGAGCGAGAGCAGCCCCAGCTCGGACAGCGAGGAGGAGCGAGCGCACCGCCTGGCCGAGTTACAGGACCAG CTTAGGGCTGTGCATGAGCAGCTGGCCGCCCTCTCCCAGGGCCCCATCGTCAAGAacaagaagaagagggagaagaaagacaagaaggagaagaagaaaaagaagaagccCGAAAAGCGAAGCAGAGGACGGCCCAGCGCCGGGGTAGTGGGTGAGGACTGGGAGATGCCCACCGCCAAGCCCGTAAAGACACCAAAGACCAAGTCCAGCAGCAGGGGTGCAGGCCCCGCCTCCACGCAGGGCAAGAGAGGCCCGGGCCGGAAGAAGGGCAGCAA GAACACCAAGAAGCCTCAGGCTGCGACCCCTGCCATGCCCTACTACGCCCCGCCCGCCTCCTCCCTGCTGCCCCACTACGactctgaggaggaggaggagacggcGCCCATGTCGTACGACGAGAAGCGCCAGCTGAGCCTGGACATCAACAAGCTGCCGGGCGAGAAGCTGGGCCGCGTCGTCCACATCATCCAGGCCCGCGAGCCATCGCTGCGCGATACCAACCCGGAGGAGATCGAGATCGACTTCGAGACGCTCAAGCCGTCGACGCTGCGTGAGCTGGAGCGCTACGTCATGACCTGTCTGAGGAAGAAGCCCCGCAAGCCCTATG TGAAGAAAGGCGGCGGCGGCGGTGGCAAGTCCAGAGAGGAGCTGGCCCTGGAGAAGAAGAGGGAGCTGGAGAGGAGGCTGCAGGACGTTAGTGGACAGCTCAACTCTGCCAAGAAACCCCAGAAACCCAAGG TGGACAAGCCCAGCGGTGTGGAAGCCCACCCCCTGCCCTCACGCCTCAGCGCCAGCAGCTCCAGTTCAGactcctcgtcctcctcgtcctcctcagGCTCAGACACCAGCGAATCAGACTCGGGTTGA
- the brd2b gene encoding bromodomain-containing protein 2b isoform X1, which produces METAINPPLDSSSLGVGGLSAGGMEHHTSGPGKRMRKPSLLYEGFESPQLPHAPPPPPVQPPVRDPGRQGRMTNQLQFLQKAMMKSLWRHHFAWPFHEPVDAFRLNLPDYHKIIKQPMDMGTIKKRLENNYYRSASECMQDFNTMFTNCYIYNKPTDDIVLMAQSLEKVFLQKVAQMPQEEIELPPPAPRGKPGKPGRGGRKANVSKAHQVPAVSQSAYSPSSSDTGDSDAPPQTMLPKSLPPAQLLSLPPTQPTAKKKGVKRKADTTTPSTTMTMPLAVGGGRMVGLGKGGHGQGLSHDPSALSLSSMGGMDPPPSLVRGPMGPGGPVLLQPMMAGGGKILARRGGSGRPIKPPKKDLPDSVQPQAPRRAKLSQQLRYCNGVLKDLLSKKHAAYAWPFYKPVDASALGLHDYHDIIKCPMDLSLIKRKMDNREYRDAQQFSADVRLMFSNCYKYNPPDHDVVGMARKLQDVFEFRFAKMPDEPVQQAPPRSRGVAGGSMGSHAHGVGDSSSSSSSSSSSSSSSESEPSSESESSPSSDSEEERAHRLAELQDQVCTQLRAVHEQLAALSQGPIVKNKKKREKKDKKEKKKKKKPEKRSRGRPSAGVVGEDWEMPTAKPVKTPKTKSSSRGAGPASTQGKRGPGRKKGSKNTKKPQAATPAMPYYAPPASSLLPHYDSEEEEETAPMSYDEKRQLSLDINKLPGEKLGRVVHIIQAREPSLRDTNPEEIEIDFETLKPSTLRELERYVMTCLRKKPRKPYVKKGGGGGGKSREELALEKKRELERRLQDVSGQLNSAKKPQKPKVDKPSGVEAHPLPSRLSASSSSSDSSSSSSSSGSDTSESDSG; this is translated from the exons ATGGAAACGGCAATTAACCCGCCTCTTGACAG CAGCTCTCTGGGAGTCGGGGGGCTGTCTGCTGGCGGGATGGAGCACCACACCTCGGGGCCGGGGAAGCGCATGCGAAAGCCCTCGCTGCTGTACGAAGGCTTCGAAAGCCCCCAGCTGCCACACGCGccgccccctccccccgtcCAGCCCCCTGTGAGAGACCCTGGCCGACAGGGTCGCATGACCAACCAGCTGCAGTTCCTCCAGAAGGCCATGATGAAGTCCCTGTGGAGGCACCACTTTGCCTGGCCCTTCCATGAGCCCGTGGACGCCTTCAGACTCAACCTCCCG GACTATCACAAGATCATCAAACAACCCATGGACATGGGCACCATCAAGAAGCGCCTAGAGAACAACTACTACCGCAGCGCCAGCGAGTGCATGCAGGACTTCAACACCATGTTCACCAACTGTTACATCTACAATAAG CCTACAGATGACATAGTGCTGATGGCTCAGTCCCTGGAGAAGGTGTTCCTGCAGAAGGTCGCACAGATGCCCCAGGAGGAGATTGAGCTGCCCCCTCCAGCCCCCAGGGGGAAGCCAGGCAAACCTGGCAGAGGAGGCCGCAAGGCAAACG TGTCAAAGGCTCACCAGGTCCCGGCCGTGTCACAGTCGGCctactccccctcctcctcagaCACGGGCGACTCGGACGCCCCCCCTCAAACCATGCTCCCCAAGAGCCTGCCCCCCGCGCAACTACTGAGCCTGCCCCCCACGCAGCCCACGGCGAAG AAGAAGGGGGTGAAGCGGAAGGCGGACACCACCACACCCTCCACCACCATGACCATGCCGCTGGCCGTGGGCGGAGGCCGCATGGTGGGCCTGGGGAAGGGAGGCCACGGTCAAGGGCTGAGCCACGACCCCTCcgccctctccctgtcctccatgGGCGGCATGGACCCGCCCCCCAGCCTTGTTCGAGGGCCCATGGGCCCCGGGGGCCCGGTCCTCCTCCAGCCCATGATGGCCGGGGGAGGGAAGATCCTGGCCAGGCGCGGCGGCAGCGGGCGTCCCATCAAGCCGCCGAAGAAGGACCTGCCGGACTCGGTGCAGCCTCAGGCGCCGCGGAGGGCCAAGCTAAGCCAGCAGCTGCGCTACTGCAACGGCGTGCTGAAGGACCTGCTGTCCAAGAAGCACGCGGCCTACGCCTGGCCCTTCTACAAGCCCGTGGACGCCTCGGCCCTCGGCCTGCACGACTACCACGACATCATCAAGTGCCCCATGGACCTCAGCCTCATCAAG aGGAAAATGGACAACCGGGAGTACAGGGACGCGCAGCAGTTTTCCGCCGATGTCCGACTCATGTTCTCCAACTGCTACAAGTACAACCCCCCGGACCACGACGTCGTCGGCATGGCCCGCAAACTGCAG GACGTGTTCGAGTTCCGCTTCGCCAAGATGCCAGACGAGCCCGTCCAGCAGGCTCCTCCCAGGTCCCGCGGCGTGGCTGGTGGCAGCATGGGCTCTCACGCCCACGGGGTCGGGGACTCCTCGTCCTCGTCGTCATCCTCGTCCTCGTCTTCCTCGTCGTCAGAGAGCGAGCCCAGCAGCGAGAGCGAGAGCAGCCCCAGCTCGGACAGCGAGGAGGAGCGAGCGCACCGCCTGGCCGAGTTACAGGACCAGGTGTGTACACAG CTTAGGGCTGTGCATGAGCAGCTGGCCGCCCTCTCCCAGGGCCCCATCGTCAAGAacaagaagaagagggagaagaaagacaagaaggagaagaagaaaaagaagaagccCGAAAAGCGAAGCAGAGGACGGCCCAGCGCCGGGGTAGTGGGTGAGGACTGGGAGATGCCCACCGCCAAGCCCGTAAAGACACCAAAGACCAAGTCCAGCAGCAGGGGTGCAGGCCCCGCCTCCACGCAGGGCAAGAGAGGCCCGGGCCGGAAGAAGGGCAGCAA GAACACCAAGAAGCCTCAGGCTGCGACCCCTGCCATGCCCTACTACGCCCCGCCCGCCTCCTCCCTGCTGCCCCACTACGactctgaggaggaggaggagacggcGCCCATGTCGTACGACGAGAAGCGCCAGCTGAGCCTGGACATCAACAAGCTGCCGGGCGAGAAGCTGGGCCGCGTCGTCCACATCATCCAGGCCCGCGAGCCATCGCTGCGCGATACCAACCCGGAGGAGATCGAGATCGACTTCGAGACGCTCAAGCCGTCGACGCTGCGTGAGCTGGAGCGCTACGTCATGACCTGTCTGAGGAAGAAGCCCCGCAAGCCCTATG TGAAGAAAGGCGGCGGCGGCGGTGGCAAGTCCAGAGAGGAGCTGGCCCTGGAGAAGAAGAGGGAGCTGGAGAGGAGGCTGCAGGACGTTAGTGGACAGCTCAACTCTGCCAAGAAACCCCAGAAACCCAAGG TGGACAAGCCCAGCGGTGTGGAAGCCCACCCCCTGCCCTCACGCCTCAGCGCCAGCAGCTCCAGTTCAGactcctcgtcctcctcgtcctcctcagGCTCAGACACCAGCGAATCAGACTCGGGTTGA